In the Cellvibrio sp. KY-GH-1 genome, GCGCGCATCGGGAACAACCATCACTTCTTGCTGATTAATTGCATGTGCGCAAAATGAAACATCGCGGCGCATATCCACTTTTCCTACGCCGACGCTGGCTGCAAAAAAAACCTGGTCGCTGCCAATCATATTTACCGCCGAGACTGGCATGTTAAACATCCGCGCCGCTATGTGGACTACAGGATCCAGGCTCTGCAGGCTCTGTTCTTCATTCAGCCCATAGTTGGCGAGTGCGCGTAGACGTTCAGCCTCATTAGGGAATATGGCAGGGCATTTCATCAACGCATCCTCGAGTTGGGTTTTCTGGTTTGCTGCAGCTAACTATGAGTATAGGAAAGCAAAAAATGCGGGTAACACCAATGCGAAATAAAATGTGCCAATTTTTAGACAGATTTATCTTCTATAGATCTGTATCAACTGTTGTTGCAGGGGTGCCGATTAAATACTTCTAACGCGCGGGCATCAGTGTTTCAGATGCCGGTTGTATGGATGCAGGCATTAGCGTGCCAGGCATAGATGTACGCAGACGCTGCTCAGGGTAGAAATGGGTAGTTGCTAGAACAATCCGGGTGAGTTCAGACGTCAGGCTGTGTTTGAGTTAATTCGGTCTATGGGGGGAAGCAGCAAACAAGGTATTTAGGAGCTCGGAGTCTTCCAGGGAGGTTGTCGATATCACGAATTGCACCAGATTTTTTCTGGCATCCTCTTGAACCTGTGGGACCTTTCGGTGAAATTAGCAGCCTCAATTATCGATAACTAAAGAGAATAATATGGAAACGAAATCTGTTTACGCCAGTCCCGCTAGTGATTTGCTGAATAAAAATGCGGTGGTATGGGATGGTGATTTTATCAAAACCCAAAATCCAGCACGTTTGCCAGCATGCTGTATTGGGTGCGGTGCGGTCGATAAACTTGGGCAAACAGAGGAAAAATTAACTTACCTGAATCCGTTGACGTTTTTTTGGATACTGCTGAGCCCAATAGCGCTGATCATTGCTTACTTTGTATTCAGGAAACAACTGAGTATCAGTTATAGTCGATGTGCGCCCTGTACAAAAAAAGCAACCTTGTGGGGAAATATCGCTAAAATTTCCTGGGTCCTGTTTGTTGTTGGAATTGTGGTGCGCATTTTAATAGGGAAGCAGTTTTTTATGTTGCAGATGATTGTTATTTTGGGCTCGCCATTGTTGGCTCTGTTTGCCACCGCAATGAAAGATACGCAGTTGTCGGTGAAAGATTTCCGTGAACCGATTTTTGTATTAAAAGGGTTTAATAAAGCGTTTGTGGCAAAACTGAAAGGCCAATCTCGCTAAGTTAATTAATGTGTACTTTTATTTTTTGCGAGTGTTTAAAAAAACAGGCAGCCTATTGCTGCCTGTTTATAACGTTGATGAATGAAATTTTTTGATCAACCGATCAATGCTTTATACAAATTAAACACCGAAATCCCACTAATCAATAATCCCACCAAAATCAACAAGGTTCTCGTAGAGAACTTTTTGCACGCATAAGCGGCGAACGGTGCGGCGAATAATCCGCCAATAATCAAGCCCGCCACCACATGCCAAATGGTTTCATCGACCAGGATAAACAACGATGCGGCGCTGGTCAGTGTCAGGAAAAACTCGGCAAAGTTAACCGAACCAATGGTGGTGCGAGGGTCGTGGCCAGTACCAACCAGAGTGGTAGTAACTACCGGACCCCAACCGCCACCGCCTGAGGTATCCACAAAGCCACCAAGCAATGCCAATTTGGCCACGTGTTTGGGTTCGCTGTTACGGGTGGCGATATGTTTGCGAAACGCCTTGCTCAGTACATAGATACCCATCAGCAATAAATAAACGGTAATAAATGGTTTCAGGGTTTTGCCATCGATTTGGGTTACCAGCAGGGCGCCGAGCAAGCCGCCGATAATGCCGGGAATCAGCAGACGCAAAAATAATTTCTTATCCACGTTGCCGAATTTAGCGTGGGAGATCCCCGAAACACCGGTAGTAAAAACCTCCGCCATATGTACCGAGGCACTAGCCAGGGCGGGGGATGCACCTGTCGCTAACAAAAAGCTGGTGGAGGTTAGGCCATAGGCCATGCCGAGGGCGCCGTCGACGATTTGGGCGAGCAAGCCGACCAGCAGGGCGTTCCAGAACATGGAATCATCCAGCGTGGTTTTGATAGCAGCGATGCCATCTTCCCAGCTACTGCCAAATAGTTGGGCCGCGCCCAGTGCTACTAATCCAACCAGGGTCAATATGGCGAACCACACGGCAGTGCGGATCACTGGGTGAAGGGGGATTTGCTCTACCGGTGGTAGGCCCAGGGCTTCATGCTCCTGGTTAATGGGGTTATCAGATAAATCGAGGTCGCGAATTTTCATTATTCAGTCCAGTTTTCTGGTAGGTATTGCCGTTCTGTCGAGGTGTTTATTCAGCGCTTTGTAAGCTTGGAGGGCATGCTATAGCGGTGGATTTGTGCTGGGAAATACTAAGTTTTTATGTGCTTATAACTTTCGGTATAACTGTATTCAGTTCTAAGCAAAGTCCAAAATAATCTTTTTCGATTGCTGAAGCGTGATCTATATTTTCGCAACTCAGGCTAGTGACTGACTGAAAAACGTTTGAAGACGTTCTTTTGAAAAAATATTTCGTCAAATAAACGCAATTAAAAAACAGCCGAAGGAGGCGAGAATGAGTTTACGTCTAGGTGATGAAGCACCCGATTTTATTCAGGAATCCACGCAGGGTACGATTAGTTTTCATCAATGGTTGGGGGATGGCTGGGGTGTGTTGTTTTCCCACCCGGCGGATTTTACCCCGGTGTGCACCACCGAATTGGGTTTGACTGCCAAGTTGAAAGACGAATTTGCCAAGCGCAATGTGAAAGCTATCGCGTTGAGTGTTGATCCGGTGGACTCGCACAACAAGTGGATTAGTGACATAAACGAAACGCAACTGACTCAGGTGAATTTTCCAATCCTCGCCGATGCGGATCGCAAAGTATCCAGCCTTTACGACATGATTCATCCCAACGCTAATGCTACCCTAACGGTGCGCTCCTTATTTATTATCGATCCGGCGAAAAAAATCCGTTTGATTATCACGTATCCTGCCAGTACTGGTCGTAATTTCGATGAAATCCTGCGCGTGATCGATTCGCTGCAATTAACCGAACACCACAAGGTGGCAACGCCAGGTAACTGGAAGTCTGGCGACGATGTGGTGATAGTTCCCGCATTGCAAGATGCGGAAGAAATTGCCCGTCGTTTCCCTAAAGGCTACAAAGTAGTTAAGCCCTATCTGCGGTTGACGCCCGATCCACGGGGATAACTCGCCGCACTAAATCACTCGGGTCATGCACAGTAAAAAAGTGAACGTTAAAAAATAAGGGCGCCGGATGCGCCCTTATTTTTATAGAACCCCCAGCGCCAATGAACCGGCTCCGGCTAACCAAGCACGGTATTTACGAGGCTTGTTTAGTGCGGGAATGACAAACTTACACATTACTCAATGCCTGCTCCAAATCCGCGAGCAAATCATCAATATGCTCTATACCCACTGACAATCGCACGGTATCCAATCCCACACCGGATTTCGCCAATTCTTCTGGTGATAATTGGCGGTGAGTCGTGGAGGCCGGGTGA is a window encoding:
- a CDS encoding sulfite exporter TauE/SafE family protein yields the protein MKIRDLDLSDNPINQEHEALGLPPVEQIPLHPVIRTAVWFAILTLVGLVALGAAQLFGSSWEDGIAAIKTTLDDSMFWNALLVGLLAQIVDGALGMAYGLTSTSFLLATGASPALASASVHMAEVFTTGVSGISHAKFGNVDKKLFLRLLIPGIIGGLLGALLVTQIDGKTLKPFITVYLLLMGIYVLSKAFRKHIATRNSEPKHVAKLALLGGFVDTSGGGGWGPVVTTTLVGTGHDPRTTIGSVNFAEFFLTLTSAASLFILVDETIWHVVAGLIIGGLFAAPFAAYACKKFSTRTLLILVGLLISGISVFNLYKALIG
- a CDS encoding peroxiredoxin, with the protein product MSLRLGDEAPDFIQESTQGTISFHQWLGDGWGVLFSHPADFTPVCTTELGLTAKLKDEFAKRNVKAIALSVDPVDSHNKWISDINETQLTQVNFPILADADRKVSSLYDMIHPNANATLTVRSLFIIDPAKKIRLIITYPASTGRNFDEILRVIDSLQLTEHHKVATPGNWKSGDDVVIVPALQDAEEIARRFPKGYKVVKPYLRLTPDPRG